One Alphaproteobacteria bacterium LSUCC0396 genomic region harbors:
- a CDS encoding GFA family protein codes for MKVPGSCYCGAIAIEGNVAADKIMACHCTDCQKFSGAPFRAVAVMPAADVNITGDVSEFRKTAESGNDRLQGFCGTCGSHIYATDPEKTLFMIRTGCLDQNQELVPVKHIFGKSAVEWVAGIGEAAWVAAGPASDGVTPFKK; via the coding sequence ATGAAAGTTCCTGGAAGCTGTTACTGTGGGGCGATTGCGATTGAAGGCAATGTTGCCGCTGATAAAATCATGGCTTGTCATTGCACTGATTGTCAGAAATTTAGTGGCGCACCGTTTCGCGCTGTTGCGGTAATGCCAGCGGCTGATGTTAACATCACCGGCGATGTATCAGAATTCCGCAAAACGGCTGAAAGTGGTAATGACCGCTTGCAGGGTTTTTGTGGCACTTGTGGCAGTCACATATATGCCACTGATCCTGAAAAAACCCTTTTCATGATCCGCACTGGTTGTCTAGACCAGAATCAAGAGCTTGTTCCGGTAAAACATATTTTTGGCAAATCGGCTGTTGAATGGGTTGCCGGTATCGGCGAGGCTGCGTGGGTTGCTGCCGGACCCGCTAGTGATGGGGTTACGCCGTTTAAAAAATAG
- a CDS encoding GNAT family N-acetyltransferase — protein sequence MAELSDNICVRKAQETDLAAILRLLADDTLGRHREDAFVDQHGGLHDDYLNAFNAVNCDPNQYLAVFEQGDEIIGCLQLSFIPGLSRRGALRGQIEGVRVAANFRGKGYGTKMLRWAIETCREQGCKLVQLTSDKTRQDAQRFYKDLGFVQSHEGFKLEI from the coding sequence TTGGCAGAGTTAAGTGACAATATTTGCGTCCGCAAGGCGCAAGAGACAGATTTGGCGGCCATTTTGCGACTTTTGGCTGATGACACGCTTGGCCGCCACCGCGAAGATGCCTTTGTTGATCAGCATGGGGGACTGCATGACGATTACCTGAATGCATTCAACGCCGTGAACTGTGATCCAAATCAATATCTGGCGGTTTTCGAACAGGGTGATGAAATTATTGGCTGCCTGCAACTAAGCTTTATTCCGGGTCTTTCACGCCGCGGTGCGTTGCGCGGTCAGATCGAGGGGGTGCGTGTTGCAGCGAATTTCCGTGGCAAGGGCTATGGCACCAAGATGCTGCGCTGGGCGATTGAAACCTGCCGCGAGCAGGGGTGCAAATTGGTACAATTAACCAGCGATAAAACCCGCCAAGATGCACAGCGTTTCTATAAAGACCTTGGTTTTGTTCAATCACATGAGGGGTTTAAATTAGAGATTTGA
- the arsH gene encoding arsenical resistance protein ArsH, producing the protein MTEPFQISDAEFQRPDDAHLFDRARSPHPPRVLLLYGSLRARSFSRLMSEEAGLVLAKLGAETKSFNPSGLPLPDDADASHPKVTELRDLVSWSEAMVWCSPERHGAMTGIMKAQIDWIPLSLGAVRPTQGKTLALMQVNGGSQSFNAVNQMRILGRWMRCLTIPNQSSVPKAFQQFDDNDRMKPSAFYNRMVDVMEELVKFTLLTRGCSDYLTDRYSERVETAEALINRVNNEA; encoded by the coding sequence ATGACTGAGCCATTTCAAATCAGTGACGCAGAATTTCAACGCCCCGATGACGCCCATCTGTTTGATCGTGCCCGTTCGCCCCACCCGCCGCGCGTCTTGTTGCTTTACGGGTCGTTAAGAGCGCGCTCGTTTAGTCGCTTGATGAGTGAAGAGGCCGGCCTTGTCCTTGCAAAATTAGGCGCCGAAACCAAAAGCTTTAACCCGAGCGGCCTCCCCCTGCCCGATGATGCCGACGCAAGCCACCCAAAGGTTACAGAATTACGTGACCTTGTGAGCTGGAGCGAGGCCATGGTCTGGTGTTCGCCCGAGCGGCATGGCGCAATGACTGGTATAATGAAAGCGCAGATTGACTGGATTCCCCTGTCCTTAGGCGCTGTTCGGCCAACCCAGGGCAAAACCCTTGCGCTGATGCAGGTCAATGGCGGGTCTCAAAGTTTCAATGCGGTCAATCAGATGCGCATTCTAGGTCGTTGGATGCGCTGTTTAACGATTCCCAATCAATCGTCAGTCCCAAAGGCGTTTCAACAATTTGACGATAACGACCGCATGAAGCCCTCGGCCTTTTACAACCGGATGGTCGATGTGATGGAAGAATTGGTCAAATTCACCCTTTTGACGCGCGGATGTTCTGATTATCTCACTGACCGCTATAGCGAGAGGGTTGAAACCGCCGAAGCCTTGATCAACCGGGTAAATAACGAGGCTTAA